The window TTGCTTGCTTTTAGCTGGAACTGGGACGGCTTACGGTGCGCATGAGCTCACTAAGCAGTCTATTACCATTTCAATCAATGGTAAAGAGAAGACAATTCGTACACATGAAGAGACAGTAGCACAGCTGCTTTCAGACCTTGGAATAAAGACCAGGGCGGAGGATCATATCTCTCCAAGTCTAAATACAAAAATTGAAGACAACATGAACATTGTGTATGATGCGGCTATACCGGTTCATCTGACCCTAGATGGGAAAGAGAAAACGATATGGACAACAGATCAGACGGTTGGAGCATTATTGAAGAATGAGAAGATAGATATTGGGAAGCACGATCAAGTAACTCCAGGAAAGAATGACAAGATTAAAAAGGATATGAATCTTGTGGTTCAGCAGGCCTTCCAGGTCAGCGTAAATGATGGAGGAAAAGTTAAAAAGGTGTGGACCACTTCGACTACGGTCGCTGACTTTTTAAAGCAACAAGAGCTGAGGCTCAAGAAGCACGATAAGATCAAGCCTGCGTTACATAGTCATATTTCTAAAAAAAGCGCAGATATCCAGATCACTCGGGTGGAAAAAGTCACCGATGTAGTGGAAGAGAAAATTGCTTTTGATACCAAACATAAAAAGGATCGTTCTCTTGAAAAAGGAAAAGAGAAGGTGCTTAAAAAAGGTGAAGAAGGTAAATTGAAGAAGCACTATGCCATTGTGAAAGAAAACGGCAAAGTGGTGTCTAAAGAATTGATTAAAGAAGTGACTGAAAAAGATAGCAAGGATCGTTTAGTGGCTATTGGTACACAAGTGTCCAATAAAGAGCCTAAAGCGACACCTGCCGTTTCAAGAAGCAATGAATCGTCTGGAAAAGAATTTTATGTGGCGTCGACAGCCTACACAGCGAGCTGTGCTGGATGTACTGGCAGAACGTCAACAGGCTTTGATTTAAAAGCAAATCCGGGTGCAAAGGTTATAGCAGTAGATCCGAGTGTCATTCCGCTAGGCTCTAAAGTGTATGTGGAAGGCTATGGATATGCCGTTGCATCAGACACTGGATCTGCTATAAAAGGGAATAAAATCGATGTGTTCGTCCCAAATAAGTCGGCAGCTTATCAATGGGGAAATAAACGAGTGAAAATTAGAGTACTCAAATAAACACATCCAATCATTTATATGAACAGAGGGCTTTGCGCACCCTCTGTTTTTTTGGTTATAATAGAAGCACTGTTTTCTAATTAATTAGACGCAAAAACAGCATGAAAGGTTTCATTTTTTAACCAAAAATTGTTTATTGTTTTTGCAAGCGGAGGAATACATGAAAATCAAAGAAATCATTGTGGTGGAAGGTCGTGATGACACTGCCAGAGTGAAGATGGCAGTTGATGCAGATACGATCGAAACAAACGGATCAGCTATTGGTGATACAGTTATTCAACAAGTGCGTCTTGCTCAGGAGACGAGAGGGGTCATTATTTTAACTGATCCTGATTTCCCTGGAGAGAAGATCCGGAAAACCATCGCAGAAGCGGTTCCTGGCTGTAAGCACGCATTTTTGCCAAAACATCTTGCGAAGGCGAAGCGGGACAAAGGAATTGGCGTCGAGCATGCTTCCTTGGACAGTATTCGAGAATGCCTAGCCCATGTCCATGAGGAAATGGAAGAATCGGAAAGTGACATTACATTAGATGACTTATTTGACGCAGGCCTTATCGGAGGCGAATCGTCGAAACGCCGCCGCGAACGACTAGGTGTGCTTTTAAAT is drawn from Bacillus pumilus and contains these coding sequences:
- a CDS encoding ubiquitin-like domain-containing protein, which gives rise to MKNLFSVKLGKGKVLLLVVCLLLAGTGTAYGAHELTKQSITISINGKEKTIRTHEETVAQLLSDLGIKTRAEDHISPSLNTKIEDNMNIVYDAAIPVHLTLDGKEKTIWTTDQTVGALLKNEKIDIGKHDQVTPGKNDKIKKDMNLVVQQAFQVSVNDGGKVKKVWTTSTTVADFLKQQELRLKKHDKIKPALHSHISKKSADIQITRVEKVTDVVEEKIAFDTKHKKDRSLEKGKEKVLKKGEEGKLKKHYAIVKENGKVVSKELIKEVTEKDSKDRLVAIGTQVSNKEPKATPAVSRSNESSGKEFYVASTAYTASCAGCTGRTSTGFDLKANPGAKVIAVDPSVIPLGSKVYVEGYGYAVASDTGSAIKGNKIDVFVPNKSAAYQWGNKRVKIRVLK
- the rnmV gene encoding ribonuclease M5, translating into MKIKEIIVVEGRDDTARVKMAVDADTIETNGSAIGDTVIQQVRLAQETRGVIILTDPDFPGEKIRKTIAEAVPGCKHAFLPKHLAKAKRDKGIGVEHASLDSIRECLAHVHEEMEESESDITLDDLFDAGLIGGESSKRRRERLGVLLNIGYTNAKQLQKRLHMFQITKHDFIAALKTVMQEEADE